The following are encoded together in the Ovis canadensis isolate MfBH-ARS-UI-01 breed Bighorn chromosome 2, ARS-UI_OviCan_v2, whole genome shotgun sequence genome:
- the ANXA1 gene encoding annexin A1 has protein sequence MAMVSEFLKQAWFIENEEQEYIKTVKGSKGGPGSAVSPYPTFNPSSDVEALHKAITVRGVDEATIIEILTKRNNAQRQQIKAAYLQEKGKPLDEVLKKALLGHLEEVVLALLKTPAQFDAEELRAAMKGLGTDEDTLNEILASRTNGEIREINRVYREELKRDLAKDIASDTSGDYEKALLSLAKGDRSEELAVNDDLADSDARALYEAGERRKGTDVNVFTTILTTRSYPHLRRVFQKYSKYSKHDMNKVLDLELKGDIEKCLTVIVKCATSKPMFFAEKLHQAMKGVGTRHKTLIRIMVSRSEIDMNDIKACYQKLYGISLCQAILDETKGDYEKILVALCEGN, from the exons ATGGCGATGGTATCTGAATTCCTCAAGCAGGCCTGGTTTATTGAAAATGAAGAACAGGAATACATT AAAACTGTGAAAGGATCCAAAGGTGGTCCTGGGTCAGCAGTGAGCCCCTATCCTACCTTCAATCCATCCTCGGATGTTGAGGCCTTGCATAAAGCAATCACAGTTAGAG GTGTGGATGAAGCAACCATCATTGAAATTCTGACTAAGAGAAACAATGCACAGCGTCAGCAGATCAAAGCAGCCTATctgcaggagaaaggaaag CCCCTGGATGAAGTTCTGAAGAAAGCCCTCCTCGGTCACCTTGAGGAAGTTGTTTTGGCTCTATTGAAAACTCCAGCCCAGTTTGATGCCGAAGAGCTCCGTGCTGCCATGAAG GGCCTTGGGACTGATGAAGACACTCTGAATGAAATTCTGGCATCAAGAACTAACGgagaaatcagagaaattaacAGAGTCTATAGAGAAG aactgaagagagATCTAGCTAAAGACATTGCCTCAGACACATCTGGAGACTATGAGAAGGCTTTGCTTTCTCTTGCTAAG GGTGACCGATCTGAGGAGCTTGCTGTAAATGACGACTTGGCTGATTCAGATGCCAGG GCCTTATATGaagcaggagaaagaagaaaagggacagaTGTGAATGTGTTCACTACCATTCTTACCACCAGGAGCTATCCCCATCTTCGCAGag TATTTCAGAAATATTCCAAGTATAGTAAGCATGACATGAACAAAGTTCTGGACCTGGAGTTGAAAGGTGACATCGAGAAATGCCTCACAGTTATTG TGAAGTGTGCTACAAGCAAGCCAATGTTCTTTGCTGAGAAGCTCCATCAGGCTATGAAG GGTGTTGGAACTCGTCATAAGACACTGATCAGGATTATGGTTTCCCGCTCTGAAATCGACATGAATGACATCAAAGCATGCTATCAGAAGTTGTATGGCATCTCTCTCTGTCAAGCCATCCTG GATGAAACCAAAGGAGATTATGAAAAAATCCTGGTGGCTCTCTGTGAAGGAAACTAA